CTATAGTGTGAAATGGTGGACCATTGAGAGgaagactttataaacacttttCAGCTTGAAGGTCGCTAATTTAACCATTAACGGtctcttcttgtaaatttgaccATGGGAAGTTCTTTTTTTAGTTTGTCGGTTGTTTTTTCAGGGGAGATGGTGAGGATGGGGGagattctttttaatttctaactcctggccgggtgcaatggctcacgcctggaatcccagcactttgggaggccgaggcgggcggatcacaaggtcaggagtttgagaccatcctgaccaacatgatgaaaccacgtctctactaaaaataaaaaactagctgggtacggtggctcacgcctggaatcccagcactttgggaggccgaggcgggcggatcacaaggtcaggagtttgagaccagcctgaccaacatggtgaaaccacatctctactaaaaatacaaaaattagccaggcatggtggcgggtgcctgtaatcccagctattcgggaggctgaggcaggagaatcactgaacctgggaggcggaggttgcagtgagccaagatctcaccactgtactccagcctgggcgacaaagttagattccatctcaaaaaaaaaaaaaaaaagtaactcctGGATTATCCATTTTTGTTTGACACCCCCAGAATATACTTTCTCCATCTATGTTGAACATATCCAACCTTAGCCTTGCATCTGAAAAGAGGTCCTCTGCTCACCTGCTCTTTTCACCCTAACTACTCCCTCTCTCCTATGCTTCTTCCCGTCTCGCTCTAATCCCATGGCTCTGCTTGCGCCATTTAGGGGAACACAGAAATCGTTAACCTCAACCAGCTGTTGGCATCATAAACTGACCTGACCATAACTACATCAGTCTTTTGTCTTGTTCTTCCTTCTCCATGAAAGCTGTCTGTTTCCAGACATCCTGAGGAGTTTCCACAGAGTAAATACTCAAAAGtgtttactgaataaatgcaTTTATTCTGTCCCTTCTCCAGCCTTTTTCAACCTCCACCTTTGTGTGGGCGCAAGGaagttttacatgtatttttggtCCCCCTTGCTCAGTCTTCAAACAATGGTCTGCagacatttgttttctattttttaacagctttatcgAGACATAATTTACATAGCTCAGTATATACCATAACATTTACCTGTTTTTAAGTGCACAAATCAATTACAGTGAATTTATAGAATTGTGAAAACAAGACACAATCCAGTTTTAAAGTGTTTGCATCAACCCCCAAAAAATCATCTCCCATCCTCAGCCCCAGGCAGCCATAATCAATTGCCATGCTCAGCCCCAGGCAGCCATAATCAATtcccatccccagccccaggcagccaTAATCAATTCCCATGCTCAGCCCCAGGCAGCCATAATCAATtcccatccccagccccaggcagccaTAATCAATtcccatccccagccccaggcagccaTAATCAATtcccatccccagccccaggcagccaTAATCAATtcccatccccagccccaggcagccaTAATCAATtcccatccccagccccaggcagccaTAATCAATtcccatccccagccccaggcagccaTAATCAATtcccatccccagccccaggcagccaTAATCAATtcccatccccagccccaggcagtcaTAATCAATTCCCATTCCTCAGCCCCAGGCAGCCatcatctgctttctgtctctatagagctgctttaaaaaaaaaatatttcatggccgggcgcagtggctcatgcccgtaatcccagcaccttgggaggccgaggcgggtggatcacctgaggtcaggagtttgagaccagcctggccaacatggcgaaacctcgtctctactaaaaatacaaaaattagccaggcgtggtggcgggtgcctgtagtcccagctactggagaggctgaggcaggagaatcgcttgaatctgggaggcagaggttgcagtgagccaagatcacgtcactacactccagcccgggcaacagagtgagtgtccgtctcaaaaaaaaagaaaaaaaagaaaaatattgtgggGAATGCCTTTCTACGTACAACAAAAGGTGCAGATGTGTagagaaaaatattcataaattttaCCACATTAAACAATTCTACcaggaaaaaatatcaaatttttttaaatgacaaggtGGAAATATTTGCAACTTATTTCATAGACTAAGGACTAATTTCCTTGATAAACAACTTTTATAAATCTGTAAGAAAAAGACCAGCAACccaataaaaaaatgaacaaaggacttAAGTTATTTCATAAAAAATGGGTCTtggccgtgtgcggtggctcacgcctgtaatcctagcactttgggaggccgaggtgggcggatcacgaggtcaagaaatcaagaccatcctggccaacatggtgaagccccgtctctactaaaaatacaaaaattagcctggcatggtggtgcatgcctgtagtcccagctactcaggaggctgaggtgggagaattgcttgaacccaggagggttgcagtgagctgagaggttgcagtgaggttgcagtgagctgagatcgcaccactgcactctggcctggcgacagagcgaggctcagtctaaaaaaaaaaaaaaaaagtttcttaaatATATGATACTCAGACCCCCTcaaaataagagaaatgcaaatcaaaactataagaTGCCATTTTTATATTAGAATATTGGCAAAACTCAGAAAGTTTGATAACATTCTCCATTGATGAGTATATGGGGGAAATGGGTACTCAAATGTATTGCTGGTAGTTTAAGTTGGTACAACCTTCGTGGTAAGTACTACGCATTGGTAAAATGCACTCCAACCTCATCTCCTACCATTTCTTCTCTTGCACAATTTGTattagccacactggcctcctgctcctcctcaaaCATGCAAGGCACACTCCAGCCCCAGGGCTAATACACTTACCTTTCCCCGCTAATCCTGAAATGCATACCAATTTTTCCTTGCCTCCTTCAGGCCTTTGCTCATCACGTGATCTAAAACAGTGGCTCCCATCCCCTCTATCATTCTCCTTTTCATCCTGTTTTGAGCACTTATCATCTGATGACACTATTCTATGCATTTATGTCTCTGCTCTCCAACTGTAAACCCAGGACTGTGTTGTATATACTGCTGTAACCCCAAACTCCAGAACAGTACAGGCTTAGAATGTAGTAAGTGCTTATTAACtacaaataatgaatgaatgaacgtcTATTGGTGACAACTTAGTATCTATTAAAACTTAGAATGCACATACTTAGTAATTCCCCTTTAGGCATTTATCTAATAGATATCCTTGCGTATGTGCAAAACAGAGAATGTACAAGGTTATTTGTTGTAGCACTGTTTGTAGTCTTGAAAGGAGAAAACAACCCAaggataaaatttttttttttttgagacagtttcactcttgttgcccaggctggagtgcaataatggcatgacctcggctcaccacaacctccacctcccgggttcaagcgattctcctgcctcagcctccggagtagctgggattacaggcatgcaccaccacacccggctaattttgtattttcagtagagacggagtttcttcatgttggtcaggctggtcttgaactcccaacctcacgtgatctgcccacctcagccattcaaagtgctgggattacaggcgtgagccactgcgcccagcaacccaaggacaaattttaaaataagttacctatagccaggcacagtgtctcacatctgtaatcctagcactttggtaggctgaggcgggtggatcacttgagcccaggagttccagacaagcctaggcaacatggtgaaaccctgtctctacaaaaaatacaaaaattagccaggtgtggtggtgggcacctgtacccacagctacttgggaggctgagaggggaggctcacttgagcccaggaggttgaggctttggtgagctgtgatcacgccactgcactccagcctgggtgacagagtgagaccctgtctcaaataaaaaataaactacctATATCTATACAATAAAGAATAAAGGAATACTATGTAGATATGGAAAGATCTCTaattcagaaaattatttggCTCCCTTTGGCTACTATATGTATGAGATCTATTTCAAAACTCTGGTGATATCACTACAAGAATGAGCTCCCTTTTAATGAAGTGCTTAAAGGTAAGGAGAGTGGAAGTGAACAGGTAGAAACACTGagtaattattttcagttttatttaataaacatcaaTTTCCTTGTAGAAAACATAGAATTTCTACCAACTAAACAATATTGTAATAAGGATAAATGTATCAAATCACAGATAATGTTGTTAAATGAAGATGCTCTCTTGCAGATCCATTCATGAACAGGCCTAAACTGGCAGTGCCTAGTGTTCATTTATTATGGGTGGAtttcccattttacaaacaaaCCTTTTATTTATGGGAAGAGGTTCAGCGTTTCGCAATGTCTTAGTATGTATTTCCTGATACCGGAGGGGCAGAATTCCCCCTCTGTCCATCAAGTGACATCTGCTTGCAGCTGTAGGGAATTTTGCAGGGTACTCTTTTCCAgagataaataatataaagatataaCACATAAGAGGTAATTCCCTGGTAACCATATATGTCCCCCAATCTTGTCAAACTATAACTTGCttatggttcctcaaaaaaaaaattgtttcttgtcCCTTTACTACTTCCCCTCTCCTTCTTTTCAGTTGCTCTTATCAGGAATCCTACACAAGCATCTACCTAAACACTACTATTTCAAGGGCCAGGCCACCTCCTCTCTCTTTACTAAAGGACAAAGTCTTCCCTTACTATTCTACTCTACAGTAATATACGCTCTGGCCTTCTTTAGCCTTTATCATGCATTTGGCGCTAATGTTTGTGTTGCTTAATACTGCTAATTAGCTTTTCACAGGTTTTGACATCTTCCAGTCAGattgtaagctttttttttttttttttttgagatggagttttgctcatcgcccaggctggagtacaatggcgcgatctcagctcactacaacctccgcctcccaggttcaagcgaatctcctgcctcagcctcctgagtagccgggattacaggcacccgccaccacgcccagctaatttttgtatttttagtagaggcgaggtttcaccatgttggctaggctggtctcgaactcctgaccttaggtgatccacccgcctcggcctcccaaagtgctgggattacaggcgtgagccaccgcgcccggcatgaTTGTAAGCTCCTTAAAGGCAGAttcctttattctgtttttcccaTATTCCTCATGCACCTACATAGTAGATGCTTTAAATGTCCTGGTTTTGAAAAGTAACATGGTCAATCCCCTATAACCCAACATATTTAGTATTCTTTACAGCTTCTTCCAGAACCAGTCTGGTAATAAACATGGATATTCTGCTAGCCCAATGCATGTTTTGAGTGTTTGGTATCAGAACTCATCAGCTGACTCTGTGTCCCAGCCACAGGACTGCAGTTGATCGTCCTGTGGAAATTCAACCTCAATGTCATAAACAAAATTTGGATCATCCTTCTTCTTCTGATTTTTCTCAAAAAGTTCATCCATGATGCTCTTTCTTTTGGCAAGCTCCTTGTCATCTAGTTTGTTCAGGTCTTCCTCAGGATCAATGGTTGTTTCCCGTTGAATTTGTTCCATTGTTTCTGCCAAACTCTGCCCCGACAAGTAACCTCGTAAAAAACTGAATAGCTTCTCTAGCTGCCTCAGGGATACTTGTTCTAGGTAACTCTTGTGTCGGGGATTATTCTTTAATTGTTCAGCAGCTCTGTTGCAAtctgggagagagaagaaaactatATACCACATACATACCACGTACATCATATACGCCACAAACTACTGCAACAgccaaaacagaacaaaaactctGAACCCTGAAAGCATTATCTCCATTATAGTCAAGTAGCTAAATGGCTTGATTGGAATGAATTACTTTGTAGAACTATTCCTTTATATTGAGCTTTCAGTGTGGTGGGAGAAGGACATACAGTTTTGACTTCTTTAACTTAAAAATCACTTTGTAGAGATATTAAACACTTTCAACTGGAGAATATGTCTGAGAAGAAAAGTGATATTATAGCTTTTAGATAGCAGTAGtggtattaataaaatattaagactacaaataaaaaacatttggaaggagagaagggaattAATATTATTGAATAATGCTATATCATTTAACCTAGGCAGCAATCCCAAAAGGATCAATTATCAGATTGGAAAAAAACACTACAATTCCCttttatagattaggaaactgaagctcagtgaCAGTAAGTAATTCATCCAGTGTCACACATCCAGTCCCTGACAGAGTCATGATGTGAACCTGTATTTAGAGAATATTTAAGACAGGAGGCAAGATAAGACATGAGGTACCTGAAAACTTTGAAAAGTTTCGAACTGGCATAATGCGCTGGCGAATTTTCCCCTTGATTTCACTCTCATAGATTAAGATAATAGCTGGAGGCTGAAACCTAATCCCACATTTCTTGGCAGTGCACATCATTCCCACGTACATGTCCGGGTAAGTCAGAGGAAATCTGATGAATATGTGTAAGTTGCATAATGACTTCCTGCTAAAGGGAAAAAACAACTAGGTGTTGGATAAATGTCATTCATTCCCCTCGCCCCTGTGCCCCAGAAGATCTGGTTCTAGTCCAGCTCTGGCCACACACGCTCAGCCTgtgaaactcattttttttttaaattaaaatacggactgcttcatgaatttgtgtgtcatccttgcGCAGGGGCCATGCTGATcctctctgtatcattccaattgtGGGGTATGTGCGCGGGAGCGACCACAAAGCTCAGTTATTTTGAGAACTGCCCTGAAAGTTCAGTTTGGCCCTGGGTTAGTTTCAACCTGTGGGATCCCTAAGATCTGGTTTTTTCAAGGATATAGACTTGTTCATATGTGAATCTGGGGATGCAATCCAGTTTGAACCTCTTAGTGTACTGCACTCTTACTGAAGATCGAATATGAACCCCTAAGTCAGCCCAATAGCTGACCTATAGGGTCTTTACTATTTATCAATTAAGAAAGGGCATATCGAGCATCCTCGGTATCAAGGTACTATGATAAGGTAAGTTTTTTAACCTTAATCATTTTGTCCTGAGAGGTTCACCAATCCAGAACTGTCTCCTTTGTACTTTCCCAATTATTTTACTAGAGTTTTTCgttattatttattcaatcatctaTCTTCCCTTCTGGTCAATATGCTACATGAGAGTGGCGGGCATATTCATTTTCCACCACAATATCTCAGCATAATACCTGGAACGTAGTAGGCATTCTATACATTGTTTAATGCTATGAATTAACATGATGGTCCCTGTACATTTTTGAAAGCATTTACAGTCTAGAAGCCTGATCAAAAAGCAGACCTGCTGCAGAATCAGCTTCTTCATATACACGTCAGTAATGTCTGCAGCTACatcatatacatcatatatatcagCTTCTTCATATACAATAGTCAGTAACGTCTGCAGGGCTTTTATTTTGGCCTGTGTGTCTCACTATATGATAATTTTCTAGCTACAAGAAACACAGCTATTTGTAGATGAATACGTActattctctcttcctttccccacCCTCAATGCCCAAAGAATACACTGAATCCTAAGCACTGCTTTCAATGTGACTATGACATTCTCAGAAAGATTTGTAAATGTCAAGAAATATTGAGGTAAAGTGGCATAGGGTGATGATATCTTCGTGAACTCAGTTCTGCTGCAGAATCACTATTAGGAAcatactttttataaaatacttaGCAGTGATTATACACGTCATTGTAGAATACTGGGGGCAAAGGAGAGGGGAAACATATAGAAAATAATCACCCTTGATTCTGTCCAGTCTTTTTTCTAGGCATATCGTTTATAGTATGTTTCATACATACCTTATCATACAAGCTATTTCCTGACGTTCAAATTTAAcaacatatattattattttgtcattaAATGTTTTACTACAATGTAACATTTTATATGActgctaaatgttttattttatggatgTACTATAATCATATGATTCACCACTTATTGTTGGGCATGAGAATTTTTACTCTTAGAAAATTAATCACATAtaagcccaggcacagtggctcaccccagccagcactttgggaggtcaaggtgggcagatcacttgaggtcaggagttcgagaccagcctggccaacatggtgaaaaccacgtctctactaaaaatacaaaaattagctggacatagtggcaggtgcctgtaatcccagctactcgagaggccgaggcaggagaatcacttgaacctgggaggcggaggtcgcagtgagctgagatggtaccactgcactccagcatgggtgacagagcaagactccatctcaaaaagatggaggcaggtgtggtggctcaggcctgtaatcccaacactttgggaggccaaggaggggagatcccttgaggccaggagtttgagaccagcctgggcaacacagcgagaccatgcatgtctctacaaaaaatttaaaaattggccaggcatggcagcatgcacctgtagtcccagccacaccaaaggccaaggtgggagaatcgcgtgaacccaggagtttggggctgcagtgagttgagatggtgccactgcacaacAGCCTCTCCAAAGCATGATACGcctattcttaaagaaaaaaaaaaaagaaaaaaaaactactttaaaaaattactgtgcTCTACCTCTAATCTGATGCAATGAGCTCACaccattttctccttcttttccttctcttttcttgcctttttttttttttttttaacgaatACTATTCCCAATTCACCCAACTAAAATTTGATGTTAGTAAACTACAACCTACGGGGCACAATATAAACTCCACACACTGAAGCAATGGCTGTACTCGTCAAAGATGTATGCAGTTGGTACTCAaataatgtagtttttttttttactagactctttttaaaatttaactttaatttttgctAAAGTAATGTTTGTATttggaatataaaataattctatgAGGCTTATAACAACAAACTATCGTCCTTGGCCCTACTCCTCTTCA
This region of Gorilla gorilla gorilla isolate KB3781 chromosome 2, NHGRI_mGorGor1-v2.1_pri, whole genome shotgun sequence genomic DNA includes:
- the CEP19 gene encoding centrosomal protein of 19 kDa, which codes for MYVGMMCTAKKCGIRFQPPAIILIYESEIKGKIRQRIMPVRNFSKFSDCNRAAEQLKNNPRHKSYLEQVSLRQLEKLFSFLRGYLSGQSLAETMEQIQRETTIDPEEDLNKLDDKELAKRKSIMDELFEKNQKKKDDPNFVYDIEVEFPQDDQLQSCGWDTESADEF